The genome window GAATTAGCAAAACGCGCAAAAGGGCCTGTGCTGCTCCATATCGTTACGAAAAAAGGTAAAGGGTATCAGCCGGCCGAATTAGACTCTCGTGGCACCTGGCATGGTACAGGGCCTTATAAAGTCGAAACAGGCAGCTTTATTAAGCCGGCTAAGCGTGCAGCGTCATGGAGTTCAGTTATTAGCAATGAATTAATACGTTTGGCAGAAATGGATGAACGGATTGTTGCGATAACTCCGGCGATGCCAGTTGGCTCTAAATTAGAAAAATTTGCGAAAGCTTTCCCAGAACGTTTTTTTGACGTTGGGATTGCGGAACAGCATGCGACAACAATGGCAGCTGGCTTAGCGACACAAGGGATGAAACCATTCCTTGCTATATATTCCACTTTTTTACAAAGAGCCTATGATCAGTTAGTTCATGATGTTTGCCGGCAAAAGTTGAATGTTGTCATTGGAATTGACAGGGCCGGACTTGTTGGCGCTGATGGCGAAACACATCAAGGTATCTTTGATATTTCATTTTTAAATAGTATTCCAAATATGACTATTAGCATGCCAAAAGATGAAGTAGAAGCTAGACAATTAATGGATACTGCGTTTTCGTATAATGATGGGCCGTTTGCGATTCGCTATCCACGCGGGGAAGCTCCTGGTGTTCAAGTAGTAGAGTCTAATACACTTATACCAATCGGACAGTGGGAAACAATCATTCAGCCGCTTGATGCCGTTATTTTAACCTTTGGCCCTACCATCGAGCTAGCGCTAAAAGCAGCTGAACAATTAGAGATAGAAGGATACCGCGTTGGAGTAATTAATGCTCGTTATATTAAACCATTAGACGAAGCACTGTTACACAAAATCTTAAAGCAAAAAATTCCAATTTTAACAGTAGAAGAATCGCTATTAAAGGGTGGATTTGGTGCGAGTGTGTTAGAATTTATAGAAGCGAATAATTATAGGGATGTTATAATGCATCGAATTGGTTTACCAGACGAATTTATTAGCCACGGTTCTGTATCCATAATTTTGGAATCGTTTGGCATATCAACAACTGGATTGGTATTAAAAATAAAAGAAATGCTCGCGCAAAGCGGGAAGTTAAGGGCGAAGAGACTATGACAATTAAAAAAGAACGCGCAGATATTCTGCTAGTAGAACAAGGACTATTTGAAACAAGAGAAAAGGCAAAACGTGCAATTATGGCAGGAATTGTTTACCGGAAAGAAGAACGTGTAGA of Listeria monocytogenes contains these proteins:
- the dxs gene encoding 1-deoxy-D-xylulose-5-phosphate synthase: MSCFYLDLLKIKDPSFMKRLDIQELEALAADIRAFLITSTSKSGGHIGPNLGVVELTIALHYSFNSPKDKFIWDVGHQSYVHKILTGRANQFGTLREHGGLDGFPKRKESIHDVFETGHSSTSLSAAAGMVIARDIKKEDFYVIPIIGDGALTGGMALEALNHIGDMGKDMIVILNDNDMSIAPNVGAIHNILGKLRTSDTSKQTKTNVDGAFFEELGFMYLGPIDGHDIEEVITNLELAKRAKGPVLLHIVTKKGKGYQPAELDSRGTWHGTGPYKVETGSFIKPAKRAASWSSVISNELIRLAEMDERIVAITPAMPVGSKLEKFAKAFPERFFDVGIAEQHATTMAAGLATQGMKPFLAIYSTFLQRAYDQLVHDVCRQKLNVVIGIDRAGLVGADGETHQGIFDISFLNSIPNMTISMPKDEVEARQLMDTAFSYNDGPFAIRYPRGEAPGVQVVESNTLIPIGQWETIIQPLDAVILTFGPTIELALKAAEQLEIEGYRVGVINARYIKPLDEALLHKILKQKIPILTVEESLLKGGFGASVLEFIEANNYRDVIMHRIGLPDEFISHGSVSIILESFGISTTGLVLKIKEMLAQSGKLRAKRL